The bacterium genome has a segment encoding these proteins:
- the rapZ gene encoding RNase adapter RapZ, whose amino-acid sequence MRTRIVVITGLSGSGKSSAAKCFEDAGYYCVDNLPLELLERLLVEHETLVPDRNRIAVVADVRSPGFVDRFPGVLDRSPDAVLIFFEASDDALVRRFSETRRPHPLAQDRRTVAAGIRAERTLLSPLRARADLVIDTGEWSVHDLRQHIFREYADVVTSNLVVSVTSFGFKFGVPAGADLLFDVRFLPNPYFVPELREKTGIDPEVQEFLTSEAEFDEVRAKLEDFVHFLLPRYQRENRSYLTIAIGCTGGRHRSVAMTEALAETLRSEKQSIQINHRDITRGNKAQWPESLS is encoded by the coding sequence ATGAGGACCAGGATCGTCGTCATAACGGGCCTCTCGGGCTCGGGCAAGAGCAGCGCCGCCAAGTGCTTCGAAGACGCCGGCTACTACTGCGTGGACAACCTGCCCCTGGAGCTGCTCGAGCGCCTGCTGGTGGAGCACGAAACGCTAGTTCCCGATCGCAATCGGATCGCGGTCGTCGCGGACGTTCGTTCACCGGGTTTTGTCGACAGGTTCCCAGGGGTTCTGGACCGTTCACCGGACGCGGTTTTGATCTTCTTCGAGGCCTCGGACGACGCGCTGGTCCGGCGGTTCTCCGAGACGCGCCGGCCGCATCCTCTCGCCCAGGACCGTCGTACCGTGGCCGCCGGCATTCGAGCGGAAAGGACGCTACTCAGTCCGCTGCGCGCGCGTGCGGATCTGGTGATCGACACCGGCGAGTGGTCGGTCCACGATCTGCGCCAGCACATCTTCAGAGAATACGCCGATGTGGTGACCAGCAATCTCGTGGTCTCTGTGACCAGCTTCGGTTTCAAGTTTGGCGTTCCGGCCGGCGCGGATCTGCTCTTCGACGTCAGGTTTCTGCCGAACCCCTACTTCGTGCCTGAGCTTCGAGAGAAGACCGGCATCGATCCGGAGGTTCAAGAGTTCCTGACCTCGGAGGCCGAGTTCGACGAAGTGCGAGCCAAGCTCGAGGACTTCGTGCACTTTCTGCTGCCACGCTATCAGCGTGAGAATCGCAGCTACCTGACCATCGCGATCGGCTGCACCGGCGGACGACATCGTTCAGTGGCCATGACCGAGGCGCTGGCCGAGACCCTGCGCTCGGAAAAGCAATCGATACAGATCAACCACCGCGACATTACGCGAGGGAACAAGGCGCAATGGCCAGAATCCTTGTCGTGA
- a CDS encoding HPr family phosphocarrier protein: protein MVERELEVINRLGLHARAAAKFVHLAGSFGCRVMLSADGQKVDGKSILGILLLAAAQGTMLTISCDGNDEGQALAELSELVTDKFGEGS, encoded by the coding sequence GTGGTTGAACGCGAGCTCGAGGTCATCAACCGGCTCGGTCTGCACGCGCGAGCGGCGGCGAAGTTCGTGCACTTGGCAGGTTCCTTTGGCTGCCGGGTAATGCTCTCCGCGGACGGGCAGAAGGTGGACGGCAAGAGCATTCTCGGTATTCTCCTGCTGGCCGCGGCTCAAGGGACAATGTTGACAATATCTTGCGATGGAAACGATGAGGGTCAGGCCCTGGCGGAGCTGAGTGAACTGGTCACCGACAAGTTCGGCGAGGGGAGCTAA
- the miaB gene encoding tRNA (N6-isopentenyl adenosine(37)-C2)-methylthiotransferase MiaB — protein sequence MSDSKPRRFFVETWGCQMNELDSQRLAGKLMEQGMLPTRESAEADLILLNSCSVREKAEQKVYSRLGVYRQFKQARPEVRIGLCGCVAQEAGERALKRVPDLDFVLGPARVGEILDVLAERRRGKRVVATGFPEERNHDFDSISRDGTYKGMVTIIEGCNKNCTFCIVPLTRGPERSRPMAQILAEVRHLVDYGFREIELLGQTVNHWREPGSETIDFADLLEQVARVPGVDRLRFVTSYPRDFTPRMVDQLAKHSNISPYLHLPVQSGANSVLQRMGRGYTIESYFALVASLRAARPDIALSTDLIVGFPGETDEEFTKTLELVTEIEFASLFAFKYSPRPGTAAPRLGEPVEAEIADERLQQIFAAQEPIQRRLNERLVGSEAEVLVTGWGRRPGTQSGRTPCHRVVHFPLGGDEAAATGDLVKVKIEEALPHSLLGRRADRPAPRFSVVA from the coding sequence ATGAGCGACTCGAAGCCACGTCGATTCTTCGTCGAGACCTGGGGCTGTCAGATGAACGAGCTCGACAGCCAGCGTTTGGCGGGGAAGCTCATGGAGCAGGGAATGCTCCCCACAAGAGAATCAGCCGAGGCCGATCTCATCCTGCTCAACTCTTGCAGCGTGCGCGAAAAGGCCGAACAGAAAGTCTACTCCCGGCTCGGCGTGTACCGGCAGTTCAAGCAAGCGCGCCCGGAAGTGCGCATCGGACTGTGCGGATGCGTGGCACAGGAAGCGGGCGAGCGGGCCTTGAAGAGGGTGCCCGATCTCGACTTCGTGCTCGGCCCGGCGCGCGTTGGAGAGATCCTCGACGTTCTGGCCGAGCGCCGGCGCGGGAAGCGAGTCGTGGCAACCGGGTTCCCGGAGGAGCGCAATCATGACTTCGATTCGATCTCGCGGGACGGCACCTACAAGGGCATGGTGACGATCATCGAGGGCTGCAACAAGAACTGCACCTTCTGCATCGTGCCGCTGACGCGCGGCCCCGAGCGCAGCCGTCCGATGGCCCAGATCCTCGCCGAAGTGAGGCACCTGGTCGACTACGGATTCCGCGAGATCGAGCTGCTCGGGCAGACCGTGAACCACTGGCGCGAACCCGGCTCGGAGACCATCGACTTCGCCGATCTCCTCGAGCAGGTGGCGAGGGTCCCCGGCGTCGACCGACTCCGATTCGTGACCTCCTACCCTCGGGACTTCACGCCGCGAATGGTCGACCAACTCGCCAAGCACTCGAACATCAGCCCCTACCTGCACCTGCCCGTTCAGTCCGGGGCGAACTCCGTGCTCCAGCGAATGGGCAGAGGCTACACGATCGAGAGTTACTTCGCGCTGGTGGCGAGCCTGCGCGCAGCTCGGCCCGACATCGCACTCTCGACGGACCTGATCGTGGGCTTCCCGGGGGAGACCGACGAAGAATTCACCAAGACGCTGGAGCTGGTCACCGAGATCGAATTTGCCAGCCTGTTCGCGTTCAAGTATTCCCCGCGACCCGGCACCGCCGCGCCCCGGCTCGGTGAGCCGGTCGAGGCGGAGATTGCGGACGAGCGGCTGCAGCAGATCTTTGCCGCCCAGGAGCCGATTCAGAGACGCCTCAACGAGCGACTCGTCGGATCGGAAGCCGAGGTGCTGGTCACCGGCTGGGGCAGGCGTCCCGGCACGCAAAGCGGCCGAACGCCTTGCCACCGGGTGGTTCACTTTCCGCTCGGCGGCGATGAAGCGGCCGCGACCGGCGATCTGGTCAAGGTCAAGATCGAGGAAGCCCTTCCTCACAGCCTGCTCGGTCGGCGCGCCGATCGGCCGGCTCCGAGGTTCTCGGTCGTCGCCTGA
- the raiA gene encoding ribosome-associated translation inhibitor RaiA: MKIDYVARHFRLDDRTRNYADKKLTKAVKFLEEPIEIRVILDEIKHRKLAEIHASHRFGTLQAAEETDSLMDAINLAVDKIEKQARRSRKKAKGRKRRTKNAGGDKWPLEILAPESLGGGEVPKIVDSTQISIKPMNLEEAAFELQNSENQFVVFRDSESDRVSVLYRRRDDNYGLITPEL; this comes from the coding sequence ATGAAAATCGACTACGTCGCACGCCATTTCCGTCTGGACGACAGGACTCGTAACTACGCGGACAAGAAGCTCACCAAGGCGGTCAAGTTCTTGGAAGAGCCGATCGAGATACGCGTGATTCTGGATGAGATAAAGCACCGCAAGCTCGCGGAGATTCACGCTTCACATCGTTTCGGCACCCTGCAGGCCGCCGAAGAAACCGACAGCCTGATGGATGCGATCAACCTCGCCGTTGACAAGATCGAAAAGCAGGCGCGCAGGTCGCGAAAGAAGGCCAAGGGTCGCAAGCGGCGCACCAAGAACGCCGGCGGGGACAAATGGCCGTTGGAGATCCTCGCTCCCGAGTCGCTGGGCGGCGGAGAGGTGCCCAAGATCGTCGACTCCACCCAGATCTCGATCAAGCCGATGAACCTCGAAGAGGCGGCGTTCGAGCTGCAGAACTCGGAGAACCAGTTCGTGGTCTTTCGGGACTCCGAAAGCGATCGGGTGAGCGTGCTCTATCGGCGACGAGACGACAACTACGGACTGATCACGCCGGAGCTTTAG
- a CDS encoding LPS export ABC transporter periplasmic protein LptC yields the protein MSKSGSYRPVVLIRRLLLVALALFLGAVVAIFIDNRMSDEAEIETGTGSELDSSLADIILSGKGFDYEVTDGEQRLFHIRADRILADRDNVVTLEGIVLTVERDSGEVYELAAKSGRYQSKRNTAEVEGNVVLTGPDGVEMKGQKFALLNKGKLVRSRAPIEFAAGDRMTGSANEIEAYLKKDRFQLTGKVRLSSEGEGPDDAMSLRAKRVVYDKPDNLVHAEGEVTLLSGRDQLTCGRIAVTLAGKEESQARFVRARWNVAGTLVSDDPRGFERRLRFAGEEVSIAYGKDGSEPRRAEIAGTANAPVRFDQADDSGMVRRFSTRRLEATFRKGQVREVTTAGAMTMTEFLEFDETRELSRVCGGVTAAKFDREGELAEFQVIGGVDLHRPGFQTTGETLTARGKDLVEVEGEPAYVYTGEGELSAPQLAYHRTTGDVAARSGVRAWFPPDGDFTMVTATETSADLPIQVTAETAKWAQATGEFEFQGKVRAWQGESFLTAERLIGENGGRLRALGGVQTTLERQSTGGGEGEDEQRGPVRVSADTLDYTKAENLIEYKGNSEVRDSGRLMSCDDLAVYLGEGSSLDRLECSGETLIDDRVGGRKVRGSEALYRPGDSKVEVSGSPVTLENPDGAVIRAGRVLYDFETSTAQFQSATSSNATAEGGDR from the coding sequence GTGAGCAAGTCCGGGAGCTATCGCCCCGTCGTCCTGATTCGACGACTCCTACTGGTCGCCCTGGCGCTGTTTCTGGGAGCCGTGGTGGCGATCTTCATCGACAACCGCATGAGCGACGAGGCCGAGATCGAGACCGGGACCGGGAGTGAGCTCGACTCCAGCCTGGCCGACATCATTCTCTCGGGCAAAGGGTTCGACTACGAGGTCACCGACGGAGAGCAGCGACTGTTTCACATTCGAGCCGACCGCATCCTCGCCGATCGCGACAACGTGGTCACTCTCGAAGGCATCGTGCTCACGGTCGAGCGGGACTCCGGTGAAGTCTACGAGCTGGCGGCCAAGAGCGGCCGCTACCAATCGAAGCGAAACACCGCCGAGGTCGAGGGCAACGTGGTCTTGACCGGGCCCGACGGCGTCGAGATGAAAGGGCAGAAGTTCGCGCTGCTGAACAAGGGCAAACTGGTGAGGAGCCGGGCACCGATCGAGTTTGCCGCCGGCGACCGGATGACCGGCTCGGCCAACGAGATCGAGGCCTATCTGAAAAAAGACCGATTCCAGCTGACCGGGAAGGTCCGGCTCTCGAGCGAAGGGGAGGGACCGGACGACGCCATGAGCTTGCGAGCCAAGCGGGTCGTGTACGACAAACCGGACAATCTGGTTCACGCCGAGGGCGAAGTCACCCTCCTCAGCGGTCGCGACCAGCTCACCTGCGGGCGCATTGCGGTGACCTTGGCCGGCAAGGAGGAGTCGCAGGCGCGGTTCGTCCGCGCCCGCTGGAACGTGGCCGGCACGCTGGTCTCGGACGATCCCCGAGGATTCGAGCGGCGGCTTCGATTCGCCGGCGAAGAGGTCTCCATCGCCTACGGCAAGGACGGCAGCGAGCCGCGGCGGGCGGAGATCGCGGGTACAGCGAACGCGCCGGTCCGTTTCGATCAGGCCGACGACAGCGGGATGGTCCGACGATTCTCGACGCGCCGGCTCGAGGCCACGTTTCGCAAAGGACAGGTCCGCGAGGTGACCACCGCCGGCGCGATGACGATGACCGAATTTCTCGAATTCGATGAGACCCGCGAGCTCAGCCGAGTCTGTGGCGGCGTGACGGCGGCCAAGTTCGACCGCGAGGGTGAACTGGCCGAGTTCCAAGTCATCGGCGGCGTCGACCTGCACCGGCCCGGTTTCCAGACCACGGGCGAGACTCTTACCGCCCGCGGCAAAGATCTGGTCGAGGTCGAAGGCGAGCCGGCCTACGTATACACCGGCGAGGGCGAGTTGAGCGCGCCCCAGCTTGCCTACCACAGGACCACCGGAGACGTAGCCGCACGCAGCGGGGTGCGGGCGTGGTTTCCACCCGACGGTGACTTCACCATGGTCACGGCTACCGAGACCTCCGCCGACCTGCCGATCCAGGTCACCGCGGAGACGGCCAAATGGGCGCAGGCGACCGGCGAGTTCGAGTTCCAGGGCAAGGTGCGAGCCTGGCAGGGAGAAAGTTTCCTGACTGCGGAGCGCCTGATCGGAGAGAATGGCGGGCGCCTGCGGGCGCTCGGGGGAGTCCAAACGACTCTCGAACGCCAATCGACCGGGGGAGGGGAGGGCGAGGACGAGCAGCGGGGGCCGGTGCGGGTGTCGGCCGATACTCTCGACTACACGAAAGCAGAGAATCTGATCGAGTACAAAGGCAACTCGGAAGTCAGGGATTCGGGGCGGTTGATGAGTTGCGATGACCTGGCGGTGTATCTCGGCGAGGGCTCGAGCCTCGATCGCCTGGAGTGCAGCGGCGAGACCTTGATCGACGATCGCGTTGGCGGGCGCAAGGTCCGTGGATCGGAAGCTCTCTACCGGCCCGGTGATTCGAAGGTCGAGGTCTCGGGAAGCCCGGTGACGCTGGAGAACCCCGACGGCGCCGTCATTCGGGCCGGCCGCGTGCTCTACGACTTCGAGACCTCCACCGCCCAATTCCAGAGCGCCACCAGCTCGAACGCCACGGCCGAGGGGGGCGATCGTTGA
- the rpoN gene encoding RNA polymerase factor sigma-54: protein MALEQKLQLRLAQKLVMTPSLQQAIKLLQMTRMEVQTTITQELVENPVLEEGEFEESATAEDVDEESPDAEPPEVDAMENIDFEAYFSEYLDGGPGLASGSRLQHREAPPLEATLSREPDLYDHLLWQLHMAEIPDGQREIAELIVGNLNPDGYLVATAEEIRAMGDGIPGEPGYSLEEVEEALAFVRGLDPPGIAFESLAECLLKQLDARGEPEDSLVRRIVTEYWELFLKRQFPSLAKKLGLELAELEPAVEEIKTLETRPGRRFNSDRAVYVEPDVYVVKVSGEYVIQVNDDGLPKLRISGAYRQMLRTVRSDAGQADAKNFIREKLRSALWLIKSIDQRQRTIYKVAESIVRQQRAFLDSGIDKLRPMVLRDVADDIGMHESTVSRVVSNKYIHTPRGVFPMKFFFHSGIERDYGGDISSLTVKRKIKQLIENENQKRPLSDSELTRILKREGINIARRTVAKYRDELGISSSTHRKEIF from the coding sequence ATGGCACTCGAACAAAAGCTCCAACTCCGTCTGGCCCAGAAGCTGGTCATGACGCCGTCGCTGCAGCAGGCGATCAAGCTGCTGCAGATGACCCGGATGGAGGTCCAGACCACCATCACTCAGGAGCTGGTCGAAAACCCGGTCCTCGAAGAGGGCGAGTTCGAGGAGAGCGCGACCGCCGAGGACGTCGACGAAGAGTCGCCCGACGCCGAACCTCCCGAAGTCGACGCCATGGAGAACATCGACTTCGAGGCCTATTTCAGCGAATACCTCGACGGTGGCCCCGGCCTGGCATCCGGAAGCCGGCTGCAGCATCGAGAGGCGCCGCCGCTCGAAGCGACGTTGAGCCGCGAGCCGGATCTCTACGACCATCTTCTCTGGCAGCTCCACATGGCCGAGATTCCGGACGGCCAGCGCGAGATTGCCGAGCTGATCGTCGGCAACCTCAACCCGGATGGTTATCTGGTTGCTACCGCCGAAGAGATTCGAGCCATGGGCGACGGTATCCCAGGCGAACCGGGTTACTCTCTCGAAGAGGTCGAGGAAGCCCTGGCTTTCGTGCGCGGCCTGGACCCGCCGGGCATAGCGTTCGAGTCCCTGGCCGAGTGCCTCCTGAAGCAGCTCGACGCCCGGGGCGAGCCCGAGGACTCTCTCGTCCGGCGCATCGTGACCGAGTACTGGGAGCTGTTCCTGAAACGCCAGTTCCCCAGCCTTGCGAAGAAGCTCGGCCTTGAGCTCGCAGAGCTCGAGCCGGCGGTCGAGGAGATCAAGACCCTGGAGACCCGCCCGGGGCGCAGGTTCAACAGCGACCGGGCGGTATACGTGGAACCCGACGTCTACGTCGTCAAAGTCAGCGGCGAATACGTCATTCAGGTCAACGACGACGGCCTGCCGAAGCTGCGGATCAGCGGCGCGTACCGGCAGATGCTGCGCACCGTGAGGTCGGACGCGGGCCAGGCGGACGCCAAGAACTTCATCCGCGAGAAGCTCAGATCCGCGCTCTGGCTGATCAAGAGCATCGACCAGCGGCAGCGGACGATCTACAAGGTGGCCGAATCCATCGTTCGTCAACAGCGGGCCTTTCTCGACAGTGGCATCGACAAGCTTCGGCCGATGGTGTTGCGCGACGTCGCCGACGACATCGGAATGCACGAGTCAACAGTCAGCCGGGTGGTCTCGAACAAGTACATCCACACGCCGCGAGGCGTGTTCCCGATGAAGTTCTTCTTCCACAGCGGTATCGAGCGCGACTACGGCGGCGACATCTCATCGCTGACGGTCAAACGCAAGATCAAGCAGCTGATCGAAAACGAGAACCAAAAGCGGCCGCTCTCGGACAGCGAGCTGACTCGGATCTTGAAGCGCGAGGGAATCAACATCGCTCGCAGAACGGTTGCTAAGTACAGAGACGAGCTCGGGATTTCGTCCTCGACTCATCGCAAGGAGATTTTCTAG
- a CDS encoding PTS sugar transporter subunit IIA codes for MELATLTRPELIFPELQGTDQASALWAFSERMVEQGIVNDAHQLYEKLLEREELCSTGVGDGVAIPHCKVRKLDRVVVAVGILREAIEFGATDGQPVRLLFLVLSPEKSPAAHLKSLAAISKWVQADSHVERILEQPDRESILDLLSQPGSPEGAGVK; via the coding sequence ATGGAGTTGGCTACTCTTACACGGCCCGAGCTCATCTTCCCCGAGCTCCAGGGGACAGATCAGGCATCGGCGCTGTGGGCGTTCTCGGAGCGCATGGTCGAGCAGGGCATCGTCAACGACGCCCATCAGTTGTACGAGAAGCTACTCGAGCGCGAAGAGCTGTGCTCGACCGGCGTCGGGGACGGCGTCGCGATCCCACACTGCAAGGTGCGAAAGTTGGATCGGGTCGTGGTGGCCGTCGGGATTCTGAGAGAGGCGATCGAGTTCGGAGCCACGGACGGGCAGCCCGTCCGGCTGCTCTTCCTGGTGCTTTCGCCCGAGAAGTCGCCCGCGGCTCACCTCAAATCGCTGGCGGCGATCTCCAAGTGGGTCCAGGCCGATTCGCACGTCGAACGCATCCTCGAGCAGCCCGATCGAGAGAGCATCCTGGACCTACTCAGTCAGCCGGGCTCCCCAGAAGGCGCCGGTGTGAAGTGA
- the hprK gene encoding HPr(Ser) kinase/phosphatase gives MTAADAASVRVRELLGEGLSRLKFSQLCGRKRLDEEITNPRVQKPGLAFAGYYQYIRPGRVQIIGESETRFLATLEEGVRLERFDAITEMAVPVFIITKGLEPFPEFLRLCTERQRPVLASPALSSSVIKDISNFLEEHLVPSTHVHGVLMDVYGLGVLLIGESGVGKSECALDLITRGHSLVADDRVTAKRYPNGDLVGSSEGRLLHHMELRGLGIVNIQDLFGLASVRERKSIDLVVELESWDENRAYDRLGLDESVYHVLDVPVPYIKMPVALGRNLSILVEVAARNHVLKLQGHHSAREFARRLEEELKGEKKTSEPEKPGG, from the coding sequence GTGACCGCGGCCGACGCTGCCTCGGTTCGCGTACGCGAGCTTCTGGGGGAGGGGTTGTCACGGCTGAAGTTTTCCCAGCTCTGTGGAAGAAAGCGTCTAGACGAGGAGATCACCAACCCGAGGGTTCAGAAGCCCGGCCTGGCATTTGCCGGCTACTACCAGTACATCCGTCCCGGCAGGGTCCAGATCATCGGGGAAAGCGAGACACGCTTCCTCGCCACTCTCGAAGAAGGGGTTCGGCTCGAGCGTTTCGACGCAATCACCGAGATGGCGGTACCCGTCTTCATCATCACCAAGGGCCTCGAGCCCTTCCCCGAGTTTCTGAGACTCTGCACCGAGCGTCAGCGCCCCGTCCTCGCGTCGCCGGCTTTGTCTTCGTCCGTCATCAAGGACATCAGCAACTTTCTGGAAGAGCATCTGGTCCCTTCCACGCACGTGCACGGCGTGTTGATGGACGTGTACGGGCTGGGCGTTCTCCTGATCGGCGAAAGCGGCGTCGGCAAGAGCGAATGCGCGCTCGATCTGATCACCCGCGGACACTCGCTGGTCGCCGACGATCGAGTGACCGCCAAGCGGTATCCCAACGGCGATCTGGTGGGCTCCTCGGAGGGGCGGCTGCTTCATCATATGGAGCTTCGAGGGCTCGGCATCGTCAACATCCAGGATCTCTTCGGACTGGCCTCGGTTCGGGAGCGCAAATCGATCGATCTGGTGGTCGAGCTTGAGTCCTGGGACGAGAATCGCGCCTACGATCGCCTTGGTCTCGACGAATCCGTCTACCACGTCTTGGATGTACCGGTGCCCTACATCAAGATGCCGGTAGCCTTGGGGCGCAACCTATCCATTCTGGTCGAAGTGGCCGCGCGCAATCATGTCCTCAAGCTTCAGGGCCACCACTCCGCCCGCGAGTTCGCGAGGCGCTTGGAGGAGGAGCTCAAGGGCGAGAAGAAAACCTCCGAGCCGGAGAAGCCTGGCGGATGA
- the ptsP gene encoding phosphoenolpyruvate--protein phosphotransferase: MTRLPEEIVEGLAVSPGAALGRAVCIASQEEEIYRLSIAEVDIDAELDRLNQAVALAQEELETARHRASAEIATELGGIFEAHSLLLSDPGFLGRIEERIRTEKVNAEWAVHETASELAERFRDLDAEHLRSRGEDLVDVSRHLQRALGGLFHQDLSNIEGDFIVVAHDLTPSEAVRLGRERVIAFAIETGSRTSHTTIIARSLHIPMVAGLTGLTHKVTDEDPLLVDGDRGRVVLHPSEAAREDYRAAETRRRARWDRGVRARTVPAQTLDGVGVELRANIDLPEEIGEAYEFGATGVGLYRSEFIYIERSPELPTEDEHLEIYTRLLETMAPHPVVVRTFDLGGRKLAREVMHTDEENPVLGMRGVRLTLARPEIFATQVTALLRAAARGRLQVMLPLVTTVEEVRAFKRLVEQAAIELEERGVEHSTDFELGVMIEVPAAVWIAPELAREVSFFSIGTNDLIQYSMAVDRNNEHVSYLYQPYHPAILRMIGSVAAVGEETGVAVSVCGEMAADPEAASLLVALGVRTLSLSPSTIPEVKEAIRSISLKEFREPLKEALARSTAEEVLKCLRDSLPSRFGAQRLPST, from the coding sequence GTGACCCGTTTGCCCGAGGAGATTGTCGAGGGGCTGGCCGTATCTCCCGGAGCTGCCCTGGGGAGGGCGGTCTGCATCGCTTCCCAAGAGGAAGAGATCTATCGCCTCTCGATAGCGGAGGTGGATATCGACGCGGAGCTCGATCGCTTGAACCAGGCGGTCGCGCTCGCCCAGGAAGAGCTCGAAACCGCTCGGCATCGCGCCAGCGCGGAGATTGCCACCGAGCTCGGCGGCATCTTCGAGGCGCATAGCCTGTTGCTCTCGGATCCCGGCTTCTTGGGAAGGATCGAAGAGCGAATCCGTACCGAGAAGGTGAACGCGGAGTGGGCTGTGCACGAGACCGCGTCAGAGCTCGCCGAGCGCTTTCGGGATCTCGACGCCGAGCATCTGCGCTCCCGCGGGGAGGACCTGGTCGACGTTTCGAGGCATCTGCAACGAGCCCTGGGCGGACTCTTCCATCAGGACCTGTCCAACATCGAGGGCGACTTCATTGTCGTCGCTCACGACCTGACTCCGTCCGAGGCGGTGCGCCTCGGACGTGAGCGGGTGATCGCGTTCGCGATCGAGACCGGGAGTCGCACTTCGCACACGACGATCATCGCGCGCTCGCTGCACATTCCGATGGTCGCCGGACTGACCGGCCTCACGCACAAGGTTACGGACGAGGATCCGCTCCTCGTAGACGGCGACAGAGGCAGGGTAGTGCTTCACCCCAGCGAGGCGGCTCGAGAGGACTATCGAGCCGCCGAGACCCGGCGCCGAGCGCGCTGGGACCGAGGGGTGCGCGCGCGAACGGTTCCGGCGCAGACCCTCGATGGTGTGGGCGTCGAGCTTCGGGCCAACATCGACCTGCCCGAGGAGATCGGCGAGGCCTACGAGTTCGGCGCCACCGGCGTCGGACTCTACCGCAGCGAGTTCATCTATATCGAGCGCAGTCCGGAGCTGCCGACCGAGGACGAGCATCTCGAGATCTACACCAGACTGCTCGAGACCATGGCGCCGCACCCGGTGGTGGTGCGCACGTTCGACCTGGGCGGGCGCAAGCTCGCTCGCGAAGTGATGCACACCGACGAAGAGAATCCGGTCCTGGGGATGCGGGGTGTGCGGCTGACCCTGGCGCGACCCGAGATCTTCGCCACCCAGGTGACGGCTCTGCTGCGCGCCGCGGCGCGTGGACGTTTGCAGGTCATGCTGCCTCTGGTCACGACCGTGGAGGAGGTCCGTGCCTTCAAGCGGCTGGTCGAGCAAGCCGCCATCGAGCTCGAAGAGCGAGGAGTCGAGCACTCCACCGATTTCGAGTTGGGGGTGATGATCGAGGTTCCGGCTGCTGTGTGGATCGCCCCAGAGCTCGCTCGCGAGGTGAGCTTCTTTTCGATCGGAACCAATGACTTGATCCAGTACTCGATGGCGGTGGATCGCAACAATGAGCACGTGTCATACCTGTACCAGCCCTACCATCCGGCGATTCTGCGCATGATAGGCTCGGTCGCCGCGGTGGGCGAGGAAACGGGCGTGGCGGTGTCCGTCTGTGGCGAAATGGCCGCGGACCCCGAGGCCGCATCCTTGCTAGTTGCCCTGGGAGTGCGGACACTGTCTTTGAGCCCGAGCACGATCCCGGAAGTCAAGGAGGCCATTCGCTCGATTTCACTCAAGGAGTTCCGGGAACCACTGAAAGAGGCTCTGGCTCGATCCACCGCGGAGGAAGTGTTGAAATGTTTAAGAGACTCTCTGCCAAGTCGTTTCGGGGCCCAGCGCCTGCCTTCGACCTGA
- the lptB gene encoding LPS export ABC transporter ATP-binding protein yields the protein MVLSASELRKVYAGRAVVRDVAIEVAAGEIVGLLGPNGAGKTTIFYMVVGVIRPDAGRVFFGDEEITSVPMYMRARKGVSYLPQEASVFRRMSVEDNLRAIFETLSGLTRDEKDRRLDQLIDQFGLGKVRKSPGFALSGGERRRVEIARALVIDPSFILLDEPFAGIDPIAVRDIQSIVSHLRDMGIGVLITDHNVRDTLKITDRAYIINDGEILRSGDPASLSMDPEVRKIYLGEDFVL from the coding sequence TTGGTTCTCTCCGCCAGCGAGCTGCGCAAGGTCTACGCCGGTCGAGCGGTGGTGCGCGACGTCGCGATCGAAGTCGCGGCGGGCGAGATCGTCGGTCTACTGGGACCCAATGGCGCCGGCAAGACGACGATCTTCTACATGGTGGTTGGCGTCATCCGGCCGGATGCCGGACGAGTGTTCTTCGGTGACGAGGAGATCACCTCCGTGCCCATGTACATGCGCGCGCGCAAGGGCGTCAGCTATCTGCCGCAGGAGGCCTCGGTGTTTCGGAGGATGTCGGTCGAAGACAACCTGCGCGCCATCTTCGAGACGCTGAGCGGGTTGACGCGCGACGAGAAGGACCGGCGCCTCGATCAGCTCATCGATCAGTTCGGCCTGGGCAAGGTACGCAAGAGTCCGGGATTCGCGCTGTCCGGTGGTGAGCGACGGCGCGTAGAGATCGCCCGGGCGCTGGTGATCGATCCGTCGTTCATTCTCCTTGACGAGCCCTTCGCCGGAATCGATCCGATCGCGGTTCGCGATATTCAGTCGATCGTGTCCCATCTGCGCGACATGGGGATCGGCGTTCTGATCACCGATCACAACGTCCGCGACACATTGAAAATCACCGATCGCGCCTATATCATCAACGACGGTGAGATCCTCCGTTCCGGCGATCCTGCCTCCCTTTCCATGGACCCCGAAGTAAGGAAAATCTACCTCGGGGAAGACTTCGTCCTATAG